CCGCTCGTGGCCCCAGGCGACGAGGTTCCGGGCGCGTTCGCGGTCCTCGACCGGCATCAGGAACTTCAGGCGCTCGACGCCTTCTTGATGGACGTCCTCGACGTCGGCCTCGGTCATCTCGCCGTCGAGGATCAGCGTGCCGCCCCGTACTTTGACGCCGCCCGGGCGCTCGTTGGCGAGGGACTTCCGGGCGAGCGTGGCGAGCGATTTCGCGCTCTCGACGTCGTCCGGCCGGCCGGGGAGGTGCGGTTCCCCGTTCGAGATCATCGAGGTGATCCCGCCGTGCAGGTAGCTCTCGCACCAGCCGAGCGTCCGTTGCCGGGGCGTGTAGTCGCCGAACACCGGGTGGACGTGCGAGTCGATCAGTCCGGGCGTCAAGGTGAGACCGCTCGCGTCGATCGTCTCGTCCGCTGTCGTCGTCGTGGCGCCCAGTTCCCGGATCTCGCCGTCTTCCAGATAGACCGACTCGACGTCGATCACCGGTTCCTCGAGGCGACCGGTGACGACACGGCCCAGGTTCGTGACGAGCGTGCTCACGACTCCTGCACCTCCCGATCGCGGATCGCTTCCTCCGGGCCCTGGGGTGCGAAGATCCAGAGCTTCCGGAGCGGTCCGGACCCGACGTTGACGTGCCTGTGATGGACGCCCGGGGGGATCACGGCCGCCTGGCCCGCGGTGAGACCGTGGGTCTCCTCGTCGGTGACGATCTCCGCCTCGCCCTCGAGGACGTAGACGATCTCCTCGACCTCGCGCACGTGTCGCGAGCCTTCGGCGCCCGGTTCGAAGGTGACGACGCCGACGCTCACGTTCTCGACGCCGACGGTCTCGTCGGCGACGATCTGGCTGGCGAACTCGCCGCCCCCGAATCGGGGGAGGTCGGCGGTGTCCCGGACGACGATCCCCGCGTCTGTGTCGTCGGTCACGGTCGATCGCCCTCGTCGAAACTGTATTGGTAACTCATACCACGGGGCGACGTTTCGGGAGACGGGATATATAGCTTGTCCGTGCACCGGCCGGTACCGACGGTGGCGGCGTCGGTCGGCCGAACCCGGCCGAGGGCGGCCGGGACCGTTCAGTTGACCTGCGCTTCCAGCAACCTTTATACCACCGGCGTTGAAACTACTCGATCAAGTCATGAGAGTGCATCCCACTGGCAGGTGTGTCACGAGCAGGTGCCGCGTACGTGGACGAGGCCGCGAACTTCCGTCGAGAACTCGCCCGTCGTCGGCGGGGATTCGCGTGGCGGGCCCATCGCCCGCTGGCACCTACTAGAATGGCGCTGGAAAGTGACCTCGCGGTGGCGATCCTGAACGGCGTCACCTGGGGGCTAATCGTGGCGCTGATCGCGCTCGGGCTCAACCTGATCTACGGGTTGCTCGAGATCGTCAACATGGCCCACGGCTCGCTGTACATGCTCGGTGCCGTCATCGGCTGGTTCGCCATCGACGCCACCGGGAGCTTCGCCGCGGCGCTGTTGATCGCGCCCCTCGCCGTGGGTGCGATCGGGATGACCGTCGAACGCGGGATCCTCCGGCCCATCGAGGACGACCTCACGATTACGCTGATCGCGACGTTCGGGCTCCTGTTGATGTTCGACCAGCTGGCGCTGATGACGTTCGGCCCCGGCACCCGCTCGGTGTCGGCGCCCATCGCCGGCACGGTCTCGTACGCCGGCATCTCCTACTCGCTGTACCGGCTGGTCGTCGGCGTGGTCTCGATCTTCCTGATGGCCTGTCTGTACCTGTTCCTCTTCCGGACCCGGTACGGGACCTGGATGCGGGGCGTCCGTCAGGACCGCGAGACCGCCAGCGCGCTGGGGATCCCCACCTCGAAGGTGTACGTCTTCACGTTCGGCCTCGGCGCGTTCCTCGCGGCGCTGGCCGGCGTGTTGCTGGCGCCGATCGTCAGCGTGGGCCACCTGATGGGGCTCGACATCCTCGCGGTGGCCTTCATGGTCGTGATCGTCGGCGGCCTGGGCTCCCTGCGTGGCGTCCTCGTCGCCAGCCTGATATACGCACTCGTCGAGAACGTTAGTACCCTATTCATGACGCCAGTCGAAGCGCGCATCCTGACCTTCGCGCTCATGATCTCGTTCGTGTTGATTCGTCCCGACGGCATCTTCCGGGGTGCGTCCGCATGAGCCGCACCTTCGAGACGCCGCTGGGCACGCTAACGGCGAAACACGGCGGCTTGATCGTCCTCGCGATCATCGCCGTGATCTTCCCCTTCACCGTCGGGAACTTCCTGTTGTTCCTGGCGGCGTCGATCCTCGCGCTGGGGCTGTACGGTGCCTCGTTCGACCTGATATACGGCTACACGGGGCTGTTGACGTTCGGCCACGCCGTCTTCTACGGCGTGGGCGCCTACGCGGCCACCTTCGCGATCCAGGACCACGGGCAGGGCATCCTCACCGCCATGCTCGTCGGATTCATCCTCACCGCGATCATCGCCGTCGGCATCGGCCTCATCGCCATCCGGGTCAGTTCACACGGGTTCGTCATCGTCACGATCCTGATCGTGCTGATCGCGAACCTCGCCGCGGTGAGCATGACGGCGATCACCGGCGGTACCGACGGGGTCAGCGTCATGCTCCCCGAATTCACCGTCCCGGCCCTCGGGGAGTTCACGATGTTCGACCCGATGTTCAGGTACTTCTTCGTCCTGGCAGTGGTCGCCGTGTCGCTGCTGGCCATGAACCGGCTCGTGAACTCGCCGATCGGTCTCGTCTTCCGGATGATCCGCGACAACGAACAGCGCGCGAAGATGCTCGGCTACAACGTCACCACCTACAAGCTGATCGCCTTCAGCGTCAGCGGGGCCTTCGCCGGCCTGGCGGGCGTGCTGAGCATGTACGTCACCGGCTTCGTGAGCGCGTCGCACTTCAGCCTCATCGTCTCCGGCGACGCGGTGATCTTCACGCTGGTCGGCGGCCGCGCGACGCTGATCGGTGCCATCTTCGGGGCGATCCTGATCGAGGGCGCCTCGAACTTCGTGAGCGGGTTCACTGACGCCTACCCGCTGATCATCGGTGGACTCCTGCTGTTCACGGTGATCTTCGAGCCCGAGGGCCTGGTCGGGATGTTCGACCGGATCCGCGACGCCCTGGGCGACCGCGGCCTGCTGTCCGGGTCGGACGACGAGGAGTCGTCGCCCGAACCCGACGCCGATCCCAACCCGGCCCAGGAGGTGACGACCGATGAATGAGACCGTCCTCCGGACGGACGGCCTGACCCGCAAGTTCGGCCAGCTGGTGGCCGTCAACGACGTCGACCTCGAGATCTACGAGGGCGAGATCCGCGGCCTGATCGGCCCGAACGGCGCCGGGAAGACGACCGTCTTCAACATGCTCTCGGGGATGCTCGAACCCACCTCGGGCGAGATCTGGTT
Above is a genomic segment from Halorientalis sp. LT38 containing:
- a CDS encoding cupin domain-containing protein, which produces MTDDTDAGIVVRDTADLPRFGGGEFASQIVADETVGVENVSVGVVTFEPGAEGSRHVREVEEIVYVLEGEAEIVTDEETHGLTAGQAAVIPPGVHHRHVNVGSGPLRKLWIFAPQGPEEAIRDREVQES
- a CDS encoding branched-chain amino acid ABC transporter permease → MALESDLAVAILNGVTWGLIVALIALGLNLIYGLLEIVNMAHGSLYMLGAVIGWFAIDATGSFAAALLIAPLAVGAIGMTVERGILRPIEDDLTITLIATFGLLLMFDQLALMTFGPGTRSVSAPIAGTVSYAGISYSLYRLVVGVVSIFLMACLYLFLFRTRYGTWMRGVRQDRETASALGIPTSKVYVFTFGLGAFLAALAGVLLAPIVSVGHLMGLDILAVAFMVVIVGGLGSLRGVLVASLIYALVENVSTLFMTPVEARILTFALMISFVLIRPDGIFRGASA
- a CDS encoding branched-chain amino acid ABC transporter permease, translating into MSRTFETPLGTLTAKHGGLIVLAIIAVIFPFTVGNFLLFLAASILALGLYGASFDLIYGYTGLLTFGHAVFYGVGAYAATFAIQDHGQGILTAMLVGFILTAIIAVGIGLIAIRVSSHGFVIVTILIVLIANLAAVSMTAITGGTDGVSVMLPEFTVPALGEFTMFDPMFRYFFVLAVVAVSLLAMNRLVNSPIGLVFRMIRDNEQRAKMLGYNVTTYKLIAFSVSGAFAGLAGVLSMYVTGFVSASHFSLIVSGDAVIFTLVGGRATLIGAIFGAILIEGASNFVSGFTDAYPLIIGGLLLFTVIFEPEGLVGMFDRIRDALGDRGLLSGSDDEESSPEPDADPNPAQEVTTDE